The following are from one region of the Paenalkalicoccus suaedae genome:
- a CDS encoding DUF3954 domain-containing protein translates to MKINQEDWTATIDLTDNATYVVKDGHIKKVTPVSSGFGKQTITWQQEKPVYEEVTITEKL, encoded by the coding sequence ATGAAAATTAATCAAGAAGATTGGACGGCTACCATTGATTTAACAGACAACGCTACATATGTGGTGAAAGATGGCCACATAAAAAAGGTTACACCAGTTTCTTCGGGTTTTGGAAAGCAAACTATAACTTGGCAACAGGAAAAGCCAGTTTATGAAGAGGTAACAATTACAGAAAAATTATAA
- a CDS encoding phage portal protein, whose translation MNFVDKMISKVAPSYALNRVVSREKLKVFNQVSSSNGYGKHGASHKKSLIGWSSRGGSAIEDIEYNVEKLRERSRDLYMGVPLATGALKTMRTNVIGSGLRLNSQIDYEYLNMTNKEADAWETKVEREFNMWARSNTCDVQRMNNFYELQQLAFLSWLMSGDAFATLPYIKRPGMPYDIRVQLFEADRVSNPNHASTIDGKIINGVEIDSKGEVIAYHFAQAHPGSSLIASNEWKRIEKYGKKTGRINVIHLMESERPEQRRGIPVLAPVIESLKQLGRYTDAELMAAVVSGMYTAFVTSKDGDPATGPLTDAISEEEQVTHDDYDYELGPGTVVHLDEGEDVTFANPGRPNQAFDGFVTSICRQVGTALEIPYEVLLKHFTSSYSASRAALLEAWKMFKMRREWLANDFCQPIYEEFLAEGIAKGRIYAPGFFTDPVIREAYCGAEWNGPSQGQLDPLKEVNAATKRVEQGFSTRTKETVELGNGEFFRNNHLRKVEEEARREAGLVAPEEDILNEGGERNEED comes from the coding sequence GTGAATTTTGTAGATAAAATGATTAGTAAAGTTGCACCAAGCTATGCCTTAAATCGTGTTGTAAGTAGAGAAAAACTGAAAGTGTTTAATCAGGTAAGTTCATCAAACGGATACGGGAAGCATGGAGCAAGTCATAAGAAGAGTTTAATAGGTTGGTCTAGTCGCGGTGGATCAGCAATTGAAGACATCGAATACAATGTTGAGAAGCTAAGAGAGCGTTCAAGAGATTTATACATGGGAGTCCCATTAGCTACCGGCGCTCTTAAAACGATGCGAACGAATGTTATTGGATCAGGTCTAAGGCTTAACTCGCAAATAGATTATGAGTATCTAAATATGACAAATAAAGAGGCAGATGCATGGGAGACGAAAGTTGAGAGAGAATTCAACATGTGGGCTCGAAGTAATACGTGCGATGTGCAGCGTATGAATAACTTTTACGAGCTTCAACAGCTTGCATTTCTTTCATGGCTCATGTCTGGTGATGCCTTTGCTACATTGCCATATATTAAACGTCCAGGAATGCCATATGACATACGAGTGCAATTATTTGAAGCGGATCGCGTAAGTAATCCTAATCATGCATCTACTATTGATGGGAAAATTATCAACGGGGTTGAAATTGACTCCAAAGGTGAAGTGATCGCCTATCACTTTGCACAAGCCCATCCTGGCTCAAGCCTGATTGCTTCAAATGAGTGGAAGCGCATTGAGAAGTACGGCAAAAAAACCGGAAGAATTAATGTCATTCATCTTATGGAATCTGAAAGGCCTGAACAAAGACGTGGCATTCCTGTATTAGCACCAGTAATCGAATCCTTAAAGCAATTAGGTCGATATACAGACGCTGAATTAATGGCTGCGGTAGTCTCCGGAATGTATACGGCATTTGTCACTAGTAAGGATGGCGATCCAGCAACTGGACCTCTAACGGATGCGATATCCGAGGAAGAACAAGTTACACATGATGACTATGATTATGAGTTAGGTCCAGGAACAGTTGTACACCTTGATGAAGGGGAAGATGTCACTTTTGCAAACCCCGGCAGACCTAATCAAGCATTTGATGGTTTTGTTACTTCAATTTGTCGCCAAGTTGGAACGGCGTTAGAAATTCCATATGAAGTCCTCTTAAAACACTTTACTAGCTCTTATTCAGCTAGTAGAGCAGCACTACTTGAAGCGTGGAAGATGTTTAAGATGCGTCGAGAGTGGCTTGCGAATGACTTCTGCCAGCCGATTTATGAAGAGTTTTTAGCAGAAGGTATTGCAAAAGGTCGAATATATGCCCCAGGATTCTTTACTGATCCTGTTATAAGAGAAGCCTACTGTGGAGCGGAATGGAATGGTCCGAGTCAAGGACAATTAGATCCACTCAAAGAAGTGAATGCAGCTACAAAAAGAGTAGAACAAGGGTTTAGCACTCGGACAAAAGAAACGGTTGAACTTGGCAATGGTGAATTCTTCAGGAATAACCATTTAAGAAAAGTAGAAGAGGAAGCAAGAAGAGAAGCAGGGCTTGTTGCACCTGAAGAGGATATATTAAATGAAGGGGGTGAGAGAAATGAAGAGGATTAA
- a CDS encoding head decoration protein, producing the protein MQIGERKYDNLLAGGISPIVSKGATLKAGQQYFRGDVLALDADNKAVLIDSESEVDSVKEPYAILAEDVDATEEDAEAGVYLTGEFNAHALRTSDNDEIYDHIIALRNIGIFVKENIEA; encoded by the coding sequence ATGCAAATCGGAGAACGTAAGTATGACAATTTACTTGCCGGCGGTATCTCTCCAATCGTTTCTAAAGGAGCGACTTTGAAAGCTGGACAACAGTATTTTCGTGGGGATGTTCTAGCGTTAGATGCTGATAACAAAGCAGTCTTAATAGATTCTGAATCTGAAGTTGATAGCGTAAAAGAACCTTATGCTATTTTAGCTGAAGACGTTGACGCTACAGAGGAAGATGCAGAAGCCGGTGTATACCTGACTGGTGAGTTTAATGCACATGCATTACGCACGTCGGATAATGATGAGATTTATGATCATATCATTGCACTTCGTAACATTGGTATCTTTGTTAAAGAAAATATTGAAGCATAG
- a CDS encoding ArpU family phage packaging/lysis transcriptional regulator: MVVEFKITDIDSKATRKKVSRELQRLSLYWGAVRSVPSITPSYALIPGAPSGFNSKVENAAVKNVDQEREREEYVSRMMDCINRLNDTQRQILIMEYIESEYRFNYEIWNKIGMSESQFYKVKSQAFYRLAFMLGIEVYKKGDER, from the coding sequence ATGGTAGTAGAATTTAAGATAACGGATATTGACTCAAAAGCAACTCGTAAGAAGGTATCAAGGGAATTGCAAAGATTAAGTTTGTATTGGGGCGCAGTAAGGTCCGTTCCTTCTATTACGCCAAGTTATGCGCTTATACCTGGAGCACCCTCAGGATTCAATTCGAAAGTAGAAAATGCAGCCGTAAAGAATGTAGACCAAGAGAGAGAACGTGAAGAATACGTATCTCGAATGATGGATTGCATTAATCGTTTAAATGATACTCAAAGGCAAATTCTGATTATGGAGTATATTGAATCTGAGTATCGTTTTAATTATGAGATATGGAATAAGATCGGAATGTCCGAAAGTCAATTCTATAAGGTGAAGAGCCAAGCCTTTTACCGATTAGCATTTATGCTTGGCATCGAAGTTTATAAAAAAGGAGATGAGCGATAA
- a CDS encoding YopX family protein, with protein MREVKYRIYSKSRKEMFPDGFGESVCSGMIKMALAYNEQSIKLGKGPVFSKDSLPKTGIYLPTDDKDLIFMDYTGLIDKTSNRIFNGDILKDDEKFLWKVHFKQGAYYAECNDLMADQLLSSVNLYCKVVGNVYDNADLLRV; from the coding sequence ATGAGAGAGGTTAAGTATAGGATTTATAGCAAGTCTCGCAAGGAAATGTTTCCTGACGGCTTTGGCGAAAGTGTTTGTTCAGGAATGATAAAAATGGCTTTGGCCTATAACGAACAATCCATAAAACTTGGGAAAGGTCCTGTATTTTCTAAAGATTCTCTTCCTAAAACCGGCATCTACTTGCCTACTGATGATAAGGATTTAATTTTCATGGATTACACAGGATTGATTGATAAGACAAGCAATCGAATATTTAATGGTGACATTTTAAAAGACGATGAGAAATTTCTATGGAAGGTCCACTTCAAACAAGGCGCTTACTACGCAGAATGTAATGACCTTATGGCTGATCAATTGTTATCGTCAGTGAACTTATATTGCAAAGTCGTTGGGAATGTTTACGACAACGCAGATCTACTAAGGGTGTAA
- a CDS encoding helix-turn-helix domain-containing protein, with amino-acid sequence MTKKEELNSDFVVTTEDLATILGVSKRRVQQLATENHLHKFGRGKFDLPASIRLYTDYLIERHSGGDNSKSEEEMLWTRARRIKTETEVKIMQGSLHRSADVEAVMNDMLGNFRARMLVLPQKVASSLLHQDEIEVIKDIVKKAILEGLSELSEYDPEVFYGRSNDELFIEEHDEREQQHSKTD; translated from the coding sequence ATGACTAAAAAGGAAGAGTTAAACAGTGATTTTGTCGTAACTACAGAAGATTTAGCCACGATCCTAGGTGTAAGTAAAAGAAGGGTGCAACAACTAGCAACTGAAAACCATTTGCATAAATTTGGGCGTGGAAAGTTTGATCTTCCAGCATCAATAAGACTGTATACCGATTATTTAATAGAAAGACACTCTGGTGGAGACAATAGCAAGTCTGAAGAAGAAATGTTATGGACAAGAGCGAGACGTATCAAGACAGAAACCGAAGTAAAGATCATGCAGGGGAGCTTACACCGTTCTGCTGATGTTGAAGCTGTCATGAACGACATGCTAGGTAATTTTAGAGCTCGTATGTTGGTGCTACCTCAAAAAGTTGCAAGCAGCCTTTTACACCAAGATGAAATTGAAGTTATTAAAGACATTGTAAAGAAAGCAATACTCGAAGGATTGTCGGAGTTATCCGAATACGATCCAGAAGTTTTCTACGGGCGGAGTAACGATGAACTATTTATAGAGGAACATGATGAGCGAGAACAGCAACATTCAAAAACAGACTAA
- a CDS encoding site-specific integrase — protein MKLVQPIRDKETVVEVKRYLQERNQRNYLLFVVGIYTGLRVSDILSIKVSDIIQNKYLVIKESKTDKTNRIELHGELKRELLKSIKDKKEHEYIFQSRKGHNKPISRITAYRILKEAAQWVGLTEIGTHTMRKTFGYHLYNSTKDIATLQKLFNHSSPQHTLRYIGITQETLDDFRRKVHY, from the coding sequence ATGAAACTCGTTCAGCCGATCCGGGACAAAGAGACAGTGGTTGAAGTAAAAAGATATCTACAGGAAAGAAATCAACGCAACTATCTTTTGTTTGTAGTAGGTATCTATACAGGTCTTCGAGTATCAGACATCCTATCAATCAAAGTGTCTGACATAATACAAAACAAGTATCTTGTGATTAAAGAAAGCAAAACAGATAAGACGAACAGAATCGAACTACATGGAGAGTTAAAGCGCGAATTGCTCAAATCTATTAAAGATAAGAAAGAGCATGAATATATATTTCAAAGCAGAAAGGGCCACAACAAACCTATATCAAGAATCACTGCATATAGAATATTAAAAGAGGCAGCTCAATGGGTAGGACTAACGGAGATAGGCACACACACTATGCGTAAGACCTTTGGTTATCATTTGTACAATAGCACAAAGGATATAGCCACACTTCAGAAACTCTTTAATCATTCTAGTCCACAACATACGCTTAGATATATTGGCATCACTCAAGAAACGTTAGACGACTTCAGACGCAAAGTACATTACTAA
- a CDS encoding MazG-like family protein — protein sequence MEQRLNRLESNIEHWATERGLDTADPSKQMLKLIEEVGELAGGLAKEQPYVVMDSIGDVFVVIKILSMQLNIDFNDCIQLAYNEIEDRKGEMVNGVFVKEEDLKK from the coding sequence ATGGAACAAAGGTTAAATAGACTCGAAAGCAACATTGAGCATTGGGCAACGGAAAGAGGATTAGATACTGCTGATCCTAGCAAACAAATGTTAAAGCTCATAGAAGAAGTAGGAGAGCTTGCAGGCGGTCTTGCTAAAGAGCAGCCTTACGTTGTAATGGATTCCATTGGAGATGTATTTGTAGTTATAAAGATTTTATCTATGCAACTAAATATAGATTTCAATGATTGTATCCAATTAGCTTACAACGAAATAGAAGACCGAAAAGGTGAAATGGTCAATGGCGTTTTTGTCAAAGAAGAAGATTTAAAAAAATAA
- a CDS encoding phage terminase large subunit family protein, giving the protein MMSENSNIQKQTKKLFAKLAKIVAPPPELSVSEWADLYRKLSSEASAEPGQWRTERAPYQKEIMDAINDPKTEEIVVMSSAQVGKTEIILNTVAYHVDYDPAPIMIIQPTVDLANTFSKTRLAPMLRDTPALKNKVADAKSRDSSNTIREKAFPGGVIMMVGANSPTGLSSRPVRILLADEVDRFPVSAGTEGDPLSLAVKRTNTFANRKKIFVSTPTIKGASRIEKAYEESTQEKWNLPCPSCDELQPLSWDQISFESVAMACKSCGSVHKEYEWKRGKGKWVANNPSSKIRGFHLNEMASPWKKWEEIITDFKRANKEGTESLKVWVNTSMGETWEERGESINSDALLEKTEDYSSEVPQSVGVLTCGVDVQDNRLEYEIVGWGLNRESWGIKYGIIMGDPGHEHVWEELDGVLNASYDREDGEKLQIMSTCIDSGGHHTKTVYDYCKKREINRVWAIKGQGGTGISFIKRPTRRQDSGVWLFTIGVDVGKDQVLSRLRATTEQHGYCHFPNDPTKGYDQDYFKGITSEHKVIRSKGGQTKHVWEKKRGHARNEPFDIRNYATAALEILNPDIDKIIESEGVVKPMVRKKKRKRARRT; this is encoded by the coding sequence ATGATGAGCGAGAACAGCAACATTCAAAAACAGACTAAAAAATTATTTGCAAAGCTAGCAAAAATTGTAGCACCTCCCCCGGAGCTAAGTGTTTCAGAGTGGGCTGATCTTTATAGAAAACTATCGTCCGAAGCATCGGCAGAGCCTGGGCAATGGCGAACCGAAAGAGCACCATACCAAAAAGAAATCATGGATGCTATTAACGATCCTAAAACGGAAGAAATAGTGGTTATGTCTTCGGCTCAGGTTGGAAAGACAGAAATTATATTAAATACAGTAGCTTATCATGTCGATTATGATCCGGCGCCGATAATGATCATTCAGCCTACTGTAGATTTAGCTAATACGTTCAGTAAAACTAGACTTGCTCCAATGCTTAGAGATACACCAGCCCTTAAAAATAAAGTGGCAGATGCTAAGAGTCGTGACAGTAGTAACACGATTCGAGAAAAGGCATTCCCTGGTGGAGTAATTATGATGGTTGGAGCCAACTCACCTACAGGGCTTTCCAGTCGTCCGGTGAGAATACTATTAGCTGATGAGGTGGATCGCTTTCCGGTTAGTGCCGGTACCGAGGGTGATCCACTTTCGCTCGCTGTTAAAAGAACAAATACATTTGCTAACAGAAAGAAAATATTTGTATCAACTCCTACAATCAAAGGCGCAAGCCGTATTGAAAAAGCATATGAAGAAAGCACTCAAGAAAAATGGAACCTCCCATGTCCTTCATGTGATGAGTTACAGCCTTTAAGCTGGGATCAAATTTCATTTGAAAGTGTAGCGATGGCATGTAAGTCGTGTGGTTCGGTGCACAAGGAATATGAATGGAAAAGAGGTAAGGGAAAATGGGTTGCAAATAATCCATCTTCTAAAATCAGAGGTTTTCATCTTAATGAGATGGCCAGCCCATGGAAAAAGTGGGAAGAGATTATAACGGACTTTAAGCGAGCCAATAAGGAAGGTACTGAATCCCTAAAAGTATGGGTTAATACTAGCATGGGTGAAACGTGGGAAGAACGCGGTGAAAGCATTAATTCTGATGCGTTACTAGAAAAAACGGAAGATTATTCTAGTGAAGTGCCACAAAGTGTTGGAGTACTAACCTGTGGAGTCGATGTACAAGATAATAGATTGGAATATGAAATAGTTGGCTGGGGATTGAATAGAGAAAGCTGGGGTATTAAATACGGCATTATAATGGGTGATCCTGGACATGAACATGTATGGGAAGAATTAGATGGCGTTCTCAATGCTAGCTATGATCGTGAAGATGGAGAAAAATTGCAAATTATGAGTACGTGTATTGATTCAGGTGGTCATCATACTAAAACAGTTTACGACTATTGTAAAAAAAGAGAAATAAATAGAGTTTGGGCAATTAAAGGGCAAGGCGGAACTGGTATTTCATTTATTAAACGTCCTACACGTCGTCAGGATAGTGGTGTTTGGTTGTTTACGATAGGTGTAGACGTTGGTAAAGACCAGGTACTATCTCGCCTTAGAGCGACTACTGAGCAGCATGGTTACTGTCATTTCCCTAATGATCCCACGAAAGGCTATGATCAAGATTATTTTAAGGGAATAACTTCGGAGCATAAAGTGATCAGAAGCAAAGGTGGTCAAACTAAGCACGTATGGGAAAAGAAGAGAGGTCATGCACGAAATGAACCTTTTGATATCAGGAACTATGCAACGGCTGCTCTTGAAATATTAAATCCAGATATTGATAAGATCATCGAATCTGAAGGTGTGGTTAAGCCCATGGTCAGAAAGAAAAAGAGAAAGAGGGCGAGGAGAACATAA
- a CDS encoding head maturation protease, ClpP-related: MKRINIKGVIVDSDDQWLYDYLDMEATSPKKFADKLAEADEDEEIIVEINSGGGYVWAASEIYTKLRQHKGDVKIEIVGIAASAASFIACAGKVFISPTAQMMIHNAWTMASGDKNQMQGVSEMLKTTDEAITLAYADKTNLSQEELLDLMEKETWMSATKAKELGFADEIMFEKTSNQAVASANNTGLIPEAVLNKLKNELIDQRIVASAPKKEEETLKSVEELKNQYPDLHKQVTDEAFNAGIKAENNRLKEIEELSIGGAEDLVNKAKEDPSMTAEKLAMQIVKAQKDTGANYLNQVQEDAQELNELEGSDTSAKNSDAERSQNAKSLAEAMNKKRGGK; the protein is encoded by the coding sequence ATGAAGAGGATTAATATAAAAGGTGTTATTGTCGATTCAGATGATCAGTGGCTATATGATTATTTGGACATGGAAGCAACGAGTCCAAAGAAATTTGCTGATAAATTAGCAGAAGCTGATGAAGATGAAGAGATCATTGTTGAAATCAATTCTGGTGGTGGATATGTTTGGGCAGCATCTGAAATTTATACAAAGCTAAGACAGCACAAAGGCGATGTGAAAATTGAGATCGTTGGAATAGCAGCAAGTGCAGCGTCCTTTATTGCTTGTGCAGGAAAAGTTTTTATATCCCCTACTGCACAAATGATGATCCATAATGCATGGACAATGGCAAGTGGTGATAAAAACCAGATGCAGGGCGTAAGTGAAATGTTAAAAACCACTGACGAGGCAATTACTTTGGCTTATGCAGACAAGACAAACCTTAGCCAAGAAGAGTTACTGGACCTTATGGAAAAAGAAACTTGGATGAGTGCAACAAAGGCAAAAGAACTTGGTTTTGCAGATGAAATTATGTTTGAGAAAACCTCAAATCAAGCGGTGGCCTCTGCTAATAATACGGGCCTCATTCCAGAAGCCGTATTAAACAAGTTAAAAAACGAACTCATAGACCAAAGAATAGTTGCTTCAGCACCAAAAAAGGAGGAAGAAACATTGAAATCAGTTGAAGAGTTAAAAAATCAATATCCAGATTTACACAAGCAAGTTACTGATGAAGCTTTTAATGCTGGAATCAAAGCAGAGAATAATCGTCTAAAAGAGATTGAAGAACTTAGCATTGGTGGAGCTGAAGATTTAGTAAATAAGGCTAAAGAAGACCCGTCAATGACTGCCGAGAAGTTAGCAATGCAAATCGTCAAAGCGCAAAAAGATACAGGCGCAAATTATTTAAATCAAGTCCAAGAGGATGCGCAAGAATTAAATGAGCTTGAAGGTTCAGATACATCAGCCAAAAATAGCGATGCTGAAAGATCACAAAACGCGAAATCGTTAGCTGAAGCAATGAATAAAAAACGAGGAGGTAAATAA